One Ascaphus truei isolate aAscTru1 chromosome 8 unlocalized genomic scaffold, aAscTru1.hap1 SUPER_8_unloc_1, whole genome shotgun sequence DNA window includes the following coding sequences:
- the LOC142473388 gene encoding calcium-binding protein 2-like — MRTMGFMPTEMELIELSQKITGGKVDFEDFVELMGPKLLAETADMIGVKELRDAFREFDTNGDGRISTRELRDAMMKLLGQQLRPREVDEILRDVDVNGDGLVDFEEFVRMMSR, encoded by the exons ATGAGGACAATGGGCTTCATGCCAACAGAGATGGAACTGATCGAGCTGTCCCAGAAAATCA CGGGGGGTAAAGTGGATTTTGAGGATTTTGTGGAGCTGATGGGACCGAAGCTTCTTGCAGAGACAGCAGACATGATTGGAGTGAAGGAACTCAGGGACGCCTTCCGTGAG tttgACACTAACGGTGATGGTCGGATCAGCACACGTGAGCTGCGAGACGCGATGATGAAGCTCCTGGGGCAGCAGCTGCGCCCGCGCGAGGTGGACGAGATCCTGAGGGACGTGGATGTGAACGGGGACGGACTCGTGGACTTCGAAG aGTTTGTACGAATGATGTCTCGCTGA